The segment GAGCGCCGTCCCGACAAGAAGGTAGAGGTCCGTTTCTGGGGCCGTGTCGAGATGAGTGAGCGGGACGGACGCACAGTGTTTGAGACTACCGGGTACGAGAAGGTATGGGCCGTTCCTTATGATGTGCCGGTCATTGGCCATGGCGAAGGCAGAGTGAACACGCTGCGTCTGTGGAGTGCGGAATCCGCCGTAGATCCTATCAAGATGGCGCAGGATGGCCAAAACAGCTATTATTCCTTCTTGAATTACAGCCGTTCCGTGCAGTCAATCTCGGAATTTCTGTATCCCGATGACTCCGGCTATGAAGGCAAGCTGCTCCGGCTCAAGCAGCAGTACTTCCTGTGCTCCGCCGGCTTGCAAAGCCTGCTTCGAACCTTTGAGAAGCTGAAGCTTCCTTACACGGAGCTGCCGGAGAAGGTATCTGTGCATATTAATGATACGCACCCCACCCTGGTCATTCCGGAGCTGATGCGGATTCTGATGGATGAGCAGGGCTTTGGCTGGGACGAAGCGTGGGACATTACCGTTCGAACCGTATCCTATACGAATCATACACTGCTCAGCGAAGCGCTGGAGAAGTGGCCTGAGAATATGATTCGGGAGCTGCTGCCACGCATCTATATGATTATTGAGGAAATCAACAAACGTTTCTGCGGCCAGCTACTGGAGGAGGGACGGTCTCAGGAGTTTGTGTCCCAGGTGGCCATTCTGGAGAGCGGCCAGGTCAAAATGGCGCATCTTGCCATAGCAGGCAGCAACAGCATTAATGGCGTAGCCGGTCTGCATACCGAGCTGCTAAAAACCGATGTCATGCAGCCCTTCTATGAGCTGTATCCGGATCGGTTCAATAATAAAACGAACGGCATAACACATCGCCGCTGGCTCATGCATGCCAATCCGAAGCTCAGCAGCCTGATTAGCGAAGCCATCGGCAGCGGCTGGACCACCTCTCCTCTGCAGCTGAAGGAGCTTGCGAAGTTCAAGGATGACCGGCACATACAGGATGTCCTGATGGGCATCAAGCTGGACAATAAGCGGCGCCTGGCAGCTTATATCCAAGACAAGCAGGGAGTTATGGTGGATCCGGAGTCTATTTTTGACGTTCAGGTAAAACGATTGCATGGCTACAAGCGGCAGCTGATGAACATTTTGCATGTGATCCACCTGTATCACGAAATCAAGGATCAGCCGAATGTCGAGCGTGTCCCAAGAACCTTCATCTTCGGCGCTAAAGCCGCGCCGGGCTACTACTTGGCGAAGAGCATTATCAAGCTGATTAATGTGGCCGCAGATGTCATTAACCGGGATCCTCAGGTGTCACAGCAGCTGAAGGTGGTCTTTCTGGAGAACTACTCGGTATCTCTGGCAGAGAAGATTATTCCGGCGGCTAACGTCAGTGAACAAATCTCGACAGCGGGGAAGGAAGCGTCCGGTACCGGAAATATGAAGTTTATGATGAACGGGGCGCTGACCATTGGCACGCTGGACGGCGCGAATGTGGAAATGTTCGATCTGCTTGGCGAGGAGAATATGTTCCTGTTCGGGCTCCGCTCGCAAGAGGTGCTGAACTACTATCGTCATGGAGGGTATGTCGCTCGGGAACTTTATCATCAGGATGCCCGCCTGCGGCGCGTGCTGGATTCTCTCGTGACAGAAGGGCCGTTCTGCTGCCACGAACGGGAGTTTGAAATCATTCGTCAGGCGTTGCTCGACCATAATGATGAGTTCTTCGTCCTGCGGGATTTTGATGATTATGCGGCTGCTCAGAAGCAGGTAGAGCAGGCTTACCGCGATTCCGTCTCTTGGGCAAGCAAGTCCATCGTGAACATCGCGAACAGCGGGCATTTTTCAAGTGACTGTACGATTGAGCGTTATGCTGCAGATATTTGGGATATTGCTCCCGTGCGCCGTGAGAGCTGAAGGCATCATCCATTGTTTCTAACCTAAAGGCTATGTAACCCCCAAGGGTTCAACCTCTCGATCTGAAGAGGTTGAACCCTTTTTTTGATGTTATGAGCGTCCGTATACTCACTGTTACACCCTGTAAAATAAGAGATATGAGAAGGAGAATGCTTATGCATACGAACCCCTTGCTGGAGCGGCTGGACGCAATCGGGAGAGCTTTGTCGAAGAAGGAAGAGGCGCTGGCCTTGTTTGGCCTGGGCTCTGTGGGAGTGGAGACTGCACGGCTGGATGAATATTCGGATCTTGATTTTTTTGTCATTGCAAGGCCTGGACGCAAGCAGGAGCTGATTGATTCTCTGGATTGGCTTGAGGTCGTTTGTCCGCTGGCGTACCGGTTTATGAATTGTGAGATCGGCTATAAATTTTTGTTCCAGGATGGGATTTACGGAGAATTTGCCGTATTTGAGCAGGATGAGCTGGAGCGTGCACTATACACCGGGGGACGGATGATATGGAAAAGCTCGGCTCTGATTCCCGATGATCTTGCAGCAGGACGCGGCTGTATTCCATCACGGCGAGCAAAGTCTCTGGATCATGTCGTTGGTGAAGCCGTAACGAATCTGTATGTGGGCCTGGGGCGCTATTTGCGTGGAGAGAAAATGTCGGCCTTTAAATTTGTGCAGGGCTATCCTCTGGATGGCCTCATGTCCATTCTTCATCTGTTGGAAAACGAGTCGGAAGGGTTTCCGGATCCCTTCGGCCAGGAGCGCAGGCTGGAAATCCGCTTTCCGGTCTTCTCCAAGAAGCTGGGCTCCATGCTTCAGGGCTATGAGAACACACCGCAAGCTGCGCTGATCATTCTGGATTTCCTGGAAAGCATCTATCCCGTACATGCAAGCATGAGCGCCGAGATTCGGGCTCGGGCTGAGCAATGCCTGAAGCTTTAAAGCATATGGAGCACAATAAAGCCGGCTGGGAGCTTCCCAAACCGGCTTTGCTGCAGGCTAGAGGTTATGATTCTCCTCGGTATCTCCCGTCAGCTCGATCTCCCGCTCGCCCTGCTTGCGATGCGCGATCCGGCTGCTGGCAGCCGCGGCTACGGCTCCGACAATATCATCGAGGAAGGTGTGTATCGTATGATCCGATTTATCATTGAGCCGCTGCAGAACGCCCGGCTTCAGCTTGTCTACATAACCATAGTTGGTGAAGCCGATGCTTCCATACACATTGACGATCGAGAAGGCGAGGACCTCATCGACACCGTATAAGCTTTCGTCATTGGAGAGCATTTCCTGCAGCGGGGACATCAGCTGACCCTGCTCTGCCAAAATATCCAGCTGA is part of the Paenibacillus algicola genome and harbors:
- a CDS encoding glycogen/starch/alpha-glucan phosphorylase translates to MFNNKELFKASFQEQLVSRLGKSMEEATAGDVYKILGSLIRENIGRDWAESNRIAKVQEEKQVYYFSMEFLIGRLLGNNLLNIGMLETVRDGLKELGWDLDEIESQEPDAGLGNGGLGRLAACFLDSLASLQYAGHGCGIRYKYGLFEQKIIDGHQVELPDDWLQRGNVWEERRPDKKVEVRFWGRVEMSERDGRTVFETTGYEKVWAVPYDVPVIGHGEGRVNTLRLWSAESAVDPIKMAQDGQNSYYSFLNYSRSVQSISEFLYPDDSGYEGKLLRLKQQYFLCSAGLQSLLRTFEKLKLPYTELPEKVSVHINDTHPTLVIPELMRILMDEQGFGWDEAWDITVRTVSYTNHTLLSEALEKWPENMIRELLPRIYMIIEEINKRFCGQLLEEGRSQEFVSQVAILESGQVKMAHLAIAGSNSINGVAGLHTELLKTDVMQPFYELYPDRFNNKTNGITHRRWLMHANPKLSSLISEAIGSGWTTSPLQLKELAKFKDDRHIQDVLMGIKLDNKRRLAAYIQDKQGVMVDPESIFDVQVKRLHGYKRQLMNILHVIHLYHEIKDQPNVERVPRTFIFGAKAAPGYYLAKSIIKLINVAADVINRDPQVSQQLKVVFLENYSVSLAEKIIPAANVSEQISTAGKEASGTGNMKFMMNGALTIGTLDGANVEMFDLLGEENMFLFGLRSQEVLNYYRHGGYVARELYHQDARLRRVLDSLVTEGPFCCHEREFEIIRQALLDHNDEFFVLRDFDDYAAAQKQVEQAYRDSVSWASKSIVNIANSGHFSSDCTIERYAADIWDIAPVRRES
- a CDS encoding phosphatidylglycerophosphatase A family protein gives rise to the protein MTEANIPYSLNSKKVAEATTRLLHERGVTMEEIAELVMFLQKKYYPDLTMQECIENVESVLAKREIQNAVLTGIQLDILAEQGQLMSPLQEMLSNDESLYGVDEVLAFSIVNVYGSIGFTNYGYVDKLKPGVLQRLNDKSDHTIHTFLDDIVGAVAAAASSRIAHRKQGEREIELTGDTEENHNL